The nucleotide sequence GCCAGCCCATTGGATCGTAATCTATGCAAGAGGAAAGCCAGTCTGCCAAAAAAACAACCGCGTACCAAAACACCAGCCACGCGAACTCCCGCCACTCGGCACGCGAGGGCCAGCGAGTCAGCGTAGAAATTACCTGATCCGTGACATGCGGCGCGGCCAGCGCGCGGCGGGATTTGGGCGACGCGAGCCGGGACGCGATCTCCTTCCCTCCACCGAGAGCACGAGATTCCGCACACGCCGCGTGGTCGGCGATTTCCGCTTCAATCTCCCGCCTTAGCGCGGGCGAAAGCGGCAAATCCAGCCGGATCGCGTTTTCCTCTACTTCCATCGCTATCCCTCCCCGGCGAGCGAACTGCCGATGACCCGCAGCGTCGCTTCCGCGGTCTTCAGGTAGTCACCGACCAGCCTGTCTTTCAGCCTGCGCCCTTTCGCCGTGAGCGAGTACAGCTTGCGCGGCCGGCCGTTGTCGGCCTCCACCCAACGGCTTTCGAGCGCGCCGTCGATCTCCAGCGCGTGCAGGACGGGGTAAAGGCTTTCGACGCGCAGCGTGAAGTCGCCGCCGCCGGAGGCCTTTATCGCCTCGGCGATGCCCCAGCCGTAGTTCTCGCCCTTGGCCAGCTCGGCCAGGACGAGCACCTTCAGCGCACCGCTCTTGAACTCGTTCTTCTCAGCTATATCAATCACCGCCAGTTATATAGCAATGATATATATAGTGGATTAAATTGCATTTGTCAATGGTTCAACTTTGAATTTTGCAAATGCGGCGGAAGCGGAATTTCCATTCGGATTACGGGAGTGCGGCCTTATAATCGCCATGTGCGCATCGGCGTGGATACGGGCGGCACGTTCACCGACTTCGTATGGACGGAAGGCGGACAGCGCCGCTCGCTCAAGCTGCATTCCACTGCGGACGACCCCGCGCGCGCGGTGCTTGACGGCATCTCGCGGATCGCCGCAGTCGCGGGCGGGGCAATCGAAATCGTATACGGA is from bacterium and encodes:
- a CDS encoding helix-turn-helix transcriptional regulator produces the protein MIDIAEKNEFKSGALKVLVLAELAKGENYGWGIAEAIKASGGGDFTLRVESLYPVLHALEIDGALESRWVEADNGRPRKLYSLTAKGRRLKDRLVGDYLKTAEATLRVIGSSLAGEG